A single genomic interval of Saccharospirillum mangrovi harbors:
- a CDS encoding type IV pilus modification PilV family protein: MRRCSSRISRQAGLTLIELVIAIVVLGIAAVAILQSLGVQVLANVDPMLRSQSRLLAEATLNEIQTKAFFDSDDDPVLNPGSLPTDVCPTPETLTADDRTTWDNICDYHGYDSGTDGPRYRDGSLMPGLSGYRVQAAVNAGFGLALGSGLSNQAGCVPQVARITVTVTDPRNQPLTLDAYRTSYFDDPGVGC, from the coding sequence ATGCGGCGCTGCTCTAGTCGGATATCGCGCCAGGCCGGTTTGACCTTGATCGAACTGGTCATCGCCATCGTCGTGCTCGGCATTGCCGCCGTGGCGATTTTGCAAAGCCTGGGCGTGCAGGTGCTGGCGAACGTCGATCCGATGTTGCGCAGCCAGAGCCGTTTGCTGGCCGAAGCCACGCTCAATGAAATCCAGACCAAGGCGTTTTTCGACAGCGACGACGACCCGGTGCTGAACCCCGGCAGCCTGCCGACCGATGTCTGCCCGACGCCGGAAACACTGACCGCCGACGACCGCACCACCTGGGACAATATCTGCGACTACCACGGTTACGATTCCGGCACAGACGGCCCGCGCTACCGCGACGGCAGCCTGATGCCGGGCCTGAGCGGTTACCGTGTGCAGGCGGCGGTGAATGCTGGCTTTGGGCTGGCGCTCGGCAGTGGCCTGAGCAATCAGGCCGGCTGCGTACCGCAGGTGGCGCGCATCACGGTGACAGTAACCGACCCGCGCAACCAACCGCTGACACTCGACGCCTACCGCACCAGCTATTTCGATGATCCGGGAGTCGGTTGCTGA
- a CDS encoding GspH/FimT family pseudopilin has translation MHRRPMPSTGFTLVEFVLVIAIIGILAAVGMPRFFTPQLFDDANARTEFQSALNLARNQAVTAQCSIEIRLDDNGWSAWRDQDAADSCDASNGFTSPAPACGDAPAYALRDDNGAALSGDLALDASVTTPVRLIFTARGQVHLLTSDCGGTLDASNRPIPNTQIALSTGARLRLDGITGYAALL, from the coding sequence ATGCACAGACGCCCAATGCCATCCACCGGCTTCACCCTGGTCGAATTCGTTCTGGTCATTGCCATCATCGGCATTCTGGCTGCTGTTGGCATGCCGCGCTTTTTTACGCCGCAATTGTTCGACGACGCCAATGCCCGCACGGAATTTCAGTCGGCGTTGAATCTGGCGCGCAATCAGGCGGTGACGGCGCAGTGCAGCATCGAGATTCGTCTGGACGACAACGGCTGGAGCGCCTGGCGTGATCAGGATGCGGCTGACAGTTGCGACGCCAGCAATGGCTTTACCTCGCCCGCGCCCGCCTGTGGCGACGCACCGGCCTATGCGTTGCGCGACGACAACGGCGCCGCGTTAAGCGGCGATCTGGCGCTCGATGCGTCGGTGACAACGCCGGTGCGACTGATCTTCACCGCGCGCGGCCAGGTGCATCTGTTAACGTCCGATTGCGGCGGCACGCTCGACGCCAGCAATCGCCCCATTCCCAACACCCAGATCGCCCTCAGCACGGGGGCGCGTTTGCGTCTGGACGGAATTACCGGCTATGCGGCGCTGCTCTAG
- a CDS encoding type II secretion system protein — protein MTPTRRQGGFTLVAVIFLIVVLGGAITLLATLSTQSTAQLNQNLLQSRARLAALAGLEWATQRLVTDVDPETFCTDSMQNVAVPVPAYPSINVTLLCTARSYDGGETALLNVRARAQTGQLGAVDYVWTEQNATLEFDL, from the coding sequence ATGACGCCGACTCGACGACAAGGCGGTTTTACGCTGGTGGCGGTGATTTTTCTGATCGTCGTACTCGGTGGCGCCATCACCTTGCTGGCAACGCTGTCAACGCAAAGCACCGCGCAACTGAACCAGAATCTGTTGCAAAGCCGCGCCCGGCTGGCGGCATTGGCCGGGTTGGAATGGGCAACGCAGCGACTGGTCACCGACGTCGATCCGGAAACGTTCTGTACCGACTCAATGCAGAACGTTGCGGTACCGGTGCCCGCCTACCCATCGATCAATGTGACATTGCTCTGCACCGCCCGGTCGTACGATGGCGGTGAGACGGCTCTATTGAATGTGCGCGCCCGCGCTCAGACCGGTCAGTTGGGCGCAGTCGATTACGTTTGGACAGAACAGAATGCGACGCTGGAATTCGATCTGTAA
- a CDS encoding type II secretion system protein translates to MKKQQGFTLIELIMVIVVLGILSAFALPRFVDFSSDASTAALEGALGSVKSSSAIAHAACLASPTCDTSVAGSTVDMEGSIDMDFGYPGADDVTSGIVQAANLEGFGLVRSTKIDGDTVAGLIITNKETFVDNEECVFYIPATASTAPSIGLGKTDNSGTASTAKCSVPATP, encoded by the coding sequence ATGAAAAAACAGCAAGGTTTTACGCTCATCGAATTGATCATGGTGATTGTCGTACTCGGCATTCTGTCCGCTTTTGCACTGCCACGTTTTGTGGATTTCAGCAGCGACGCTTCAACCGCCGCACTGGAAGGCGCCCTGGGTTCGGTGAAATCCAGCTCTGCGATTGCGCATGCGGCGTGTTTGGCATCGCCAACCTGTGATACATCGGTTGCCGGTTCAACAGTGGATATGGAAGGCTCCATCGATATGGACTTTGGCTACCCAGGTGCGGATGACGTAACCAGCGGCATTGTTCAAGCAGCTAATCTGGAAGGTTTTGGCTTAGTGCGTTCAACAAAAATTGACGGTGATACCGTTGCTGGCCTGATCATTACAAACAAAGAAACCTTCGTTGATAACGAAGAATGCGTTTTCTACATTCCGGCAACCGCAAGCACTGCCCCGTCGATTGGCCTTGGTAAAACTGATAATTCTGGAACAGCATCGACAGCAAAGTGCAGCGTTCCTGCTACTCCGTAG
- the pgi gene encoding glucose-6-phosphate isomerase, producing the protein MSYDPTQLSTWKKLSAHKTHIEALHLRDLFAEDAQRGPRFSASAAGLDLDYSKNRITDETLAELMALAREAGLPQAIEGMFRGDVINRSENRPALHIALRNRSNHPIKVGDEDITATVNETLARMRAFAESVHSGEFAGYTGKKLRTIVNIGIGGSFLGPKVVSDALKPYWQDGYDLQYIANIDGTDVTETCRHLDPETTLFVVASKSFGTLETLKNAQAARDWFLRQGGKPEDVKHHFVAVSTNVKAATEFGIDEANMFPMWDWVGGRYSLWSAIGLAQSIVLGFDVFEQLLSGAHAMDEHFRTTGLEHNLPVIMGVLGVWYHNFFGAETQAVLTYDETLKDLPNHLQQVDMESNGKRVTQDGRPVQWSTGPVIWGGTGTNGQHAYHQLLHQGTRLIPADFIMPLTSHNPVDDHHQWLFANFLGQQQAMLEGKTEAEVIAELTAKGMSESDARALAPQKVIPGNRPCNTLTFETLTPQTLGALIALYEHKVFVQGVIWGVNSFDQWGVELGKVLGNSVFDALSSGNTDGYDSSTAVLIKRFRDTQQNS; encoded by the coding sequence ATGTCTTATGACCCGACGCAATTGAGCACCTGGAAAAAACTCAGCGCCCACAAAACGCACATCGAAGCGCTGCATTTGCGCGATCTGTTTGCCGAAGACGCCCAGCGCGGCCCGCGTTTTTCCGCAAGCGCTGCGGGTCTGGATCTGGATTACTCGAAAAACCGCATCACCGACGAAACCCTGGCCGAATTGATGGCGCTGGCGCGCGAAGCCGGTTTGCCACAAGCGATTGAAGGCATGTTCCGGGGCGACGTTATCAACCGCTCGGAAAACCGCCCGGCGCTGCACATTGCCTTGCGCAACCGCAGCAACCACCCGATCAAAGTTGGCGATGAAGACATCACCGCCACCGTCAACGAAACACTGGCGCGGATGCGCGCCTTCGCCGAATCCGTACACAGCGGCGAATTCGCCGGTTACACCGGCAAGAAGCTGCGCACCATCGTCAACATCGGCATCGGCGGTTCCTTCCTCGGCCCGAAAGTCGTCTCCGACGCGCTCAAGCCGTATTGGCAAGATGGCTACGATTTGCAGTACATCGCCAACATCGACGGCACCGACGTCACCGAAACCTGCCGCCATCTCGACCCGGAAACAACGCTGTTCGTGGTCGCGTCAAAAAGCTTCGGCACCTTGGAAACGCTGAAAAACGCCCAGGCCGCGCGCGACTGGTTTTTGCGCCAGGGCGGCAAACCGGAAGATGTAAAACACCACTTCGTGGCCGTCTCCACCAACGTCAAAGCCGCCACTGAATTCGGCATCGACGAAGCCAACATGTTCCCGATGTGGGACTGGGTGGGCGGCCGTTATTCGCTGTGGTCAGCCATCGGTCTGGCGCAGTCGATCGTGCTCGGCTTCGATGTGTTCGAACAACTGCTCAGTGGCGCTCACGCCATGGATGAGCATTTCCGCACCACCGGCCTCGAGCACAATCTGCCGGTCATCATGGGCGTGCTCGGCGTCTGGTATCACAACTTTTTCGGTGCCGAAACGCAGGCCGTATTGACCTACGACGAAACGCTGAAAGACCTGCCCAACCACTTGCAGCAGGTCGATATGGAATCGAACGGCAAGCGCGTAACGCAAGACGGCCGCCCGGTGCAATGGTCCACCGGCCCGGTTATCTGGGGCGGCACCGGCACCAACGGCCAGCATGCTTATCACCAGCTGTTGCACCAGGGCACGCGTTTGATTCCGGCCGATTTCATCATGCCGCTGACCAGCCACAACCCGGTGGATGACCATCACCAATGGCTGTTCGCCAATTTCCTCGGCCAGCAACAGGCGATGCTCGAAGGCAAAACCGAAGCGGAAGTGATCGCCGAATTAACCGCCAAAGGCATGAGCGAATCCGACGCCCGCGCGCTGGCGCCGCAGAAAGTCATTCCTGGCAACCGCCCGTGCAATACGCTGACCTTCGAGACACTGACGCCGCAAACACTGGGCGCGTTGATCGCTTTGTACGAACACAAGGTCTTTGTGCAGGGCGTGATCTGGGGCGTGAATTCGTTCGATCAGTGGGGCGTGGAATTGGGCAAGGTGTTGGGCAATTCGGTGTTTGATGCGCTCAGCAGCGGCAATACCGACGGCTACGATTCCTCGACCGCCGTTTTAATCAAACGATTCCGAGATACTCAACAGAATTCCTAA
- a CDS encoding DUF6701 domain-containing protein yields the protein MRRWNSICKRASRALLLLVVLAALTGTSAAMAATYNLSFGQRPNCSTSWSVSGSVFQCTGDGHITLGAGDVVTANSPATLVANNGFTLSSARVGSSANPIRIQSSYGQITASGAMLYGNLEASSGNIDLTNTAVSGSIQTGGDIDLNGGSVGGNITSSSNTIDIDGTQVQGTVTALGDIKLTDSSVTGKVTSTSNGIVSEDTDLLGGAQANNDIRITGGTLTGDITSTSNKLFLTDVTMTSGSLSGGTIRIVGSSLGGATGVVNANAYNGNIELINSTVVYGDLTAPDYAKIDVSDDSQVFGTCTPANPGCLSRPPVNCPLAVGLEGDYFDGTDLAAPAAFSQVDTTVDFDWRNDSPNRNALGRDQYSIRWSGYLRAPKDAPFEIAVRSDDGVRLFVDEFRVINEWHNHGATTYQATLNLEADRYYSIELEYYEDGGDASVALLWDITDDGNRNFTVIPSSYLVHCDGLLPTPQLEWRMDEPNWNGSNGEVADSSGNNRPGTGGGNVSTATGRLCRAGEFDGVDDFIRAPALYNALHGTASLSFWIRTTASGNNTPYLAPGISGIEQAGGTDDIFWGWLDASGHIGLAVGDRNDGKSSRIINDGTFHHVVLIRDASTGDYRIYIDGELDQAGRQASGQIGTYFESLGRVENTNGGPKYFQGQLDEVAIFEQQLSSGDVKLLYDLQRQGKNLDGTERDLSQCGGGSQLCINDAFSGALDGDRWQVGGTGYTPHNQGGRLRLTDDNSNRATAATLLQRFPSAGNRLQVEFDYYAYKNNGDDDAADGIALVLSDANIAPVAGGYGGSLGYAQNSSSGEDGFAGGWLGIGLDEFGNFASASEGRQGGPGQRPNSVSLRGSDNGGYRYLDGTAANLSPSVITGRHTPQRYRVTLDNRSASQALVTVERDADRDGIFDRLVGPIDVLNHPGQSAVPSQLLLTLTGSTGGSSANHEIDNLEVCSADATPYEPPIHHFELERSRSTGLTCEPLAVAVRACIDAACSAQYSGDFNVTLNASGPQSQQVSGNGIHSGDSLDLRLTVQGLYSLAVASSNPTVTSPSELSCFTNGIKQANCNVTLADAGLRFIDPDDSSQSLAVLDLVAGSQGHFRAQAVATNQTTGVCEGVFAQGERLTFRAGSQCSDPSTCLEGERVSLFQNGTETPLPNPQNTDSGATKTAVELQFGANSTAEFDVLAPDVGLQPLLLSFDLTDPDSDPSTVTVINEQINLRVRPAALRFVEFVGSKRTINSAETEAAAIAAGAFEAAGASFGLTLEALDANGIPTANFARTNARPTVAWSANLLAPDGGVNGEITASTAGSQWQPGSATSQIVADNGAGPSYSEVGVINLSGQIASYLPIATVADVSVDSETRVLGRFVPHHLALSQQGVAQWGSTTYRYQSQPAPFSGLSLQVDATSASGQNLANYDGDFFKLDLNQAGLLSRLPNQSLTGAALSYNASNLDWQRQDSTDYNAATPAQLALSAVNLTWPRKSSPDENDRPLSVEALRLPAAALTDSDGVCFFFDGDDVCDALDVNVSAVSLRYGRLNADVRASGTRSQVTLNVWTETLTGTDPFRFDAFDADGETSNTDLTGLVAEGQCRIDGTDTPASLCANIAASANGQLTGLNAGRGYFTINGFDQTGVVGVRAQVPPWLSWDWDSTDADATQTGPESQLFFGQFTGRPPLLFQAPGFR from the coding sequence ATGCGACGCTGGAATTCGATCTGTAAGCGCGCCAGCCGGGCGCTGTTGCTGCTGGTTGTGCTGGCTGCATTGACCGGCACGAGCGCCGCCATGGCGGCCACCTACAACCTGTCGTTCGGTCAACGACCAAACTGTTCGACCAGTTGGAGCGTCAGCGGCAGCGTTTTCCAATGCACGGGTGATGGTCACATCACCCTCGGCGCCGGCGATGTGGTAACGGCCAACAGCCCGGCAACGCTGGTCGCCAACAACGGCTTCACGCTCAGCAGCGCCCGCGTTGGCAGCAGCGCCAACCCGATCAGGATTCAATCCAGCTACGGCCAGATAACTGCCTCCGGCGCGATGCTGTACGGCAATCTGGAAGCCAGCAGCGGTAATATCGATTTAACCAACACCGCCGTGAGCGGTTCGATACAGACCGGTGGCGACATCGACCTCAACGGCGGCAGCGTCGGCGGCAACATCACCAGCAGCAGTAACACCATCGACATCGATGGCACTCAGGTGCAGGGAACGGTAACGGCGCTGGGAGACATCAAGCTGACCGACAGCAGCGTGACCGGCAAAGTGACCAGCACCAGCAACGGCATCGTCAGCGAAGACACCGACCTGCTCGGTGGCGCCCAGGCCAACAACGACATCCGCATCACCGGCGGCACCCTCACCGGCGACATCACCTCCACCAGCAACAAACTTTTTCTGACGGACGTGACCATGACGTCAGGGTCGCTCAGCGGCGGCACCATCCGCATCGTCGGTTCCAGCCTCGGCGGCGCGACCGGCGTGGTGAACGCCAACGCCTATAACGGCAACATCGAATTGATCAACAGCACCGTGGTCTACGGCGATCTTACCGCCCCGGATTACGCAAAAATCGACGTCTCCGACGACAGCCAGGTATTCGGCACCTGCACACCCGCAAACCCCGGTTGTCTGAGTCGGCCACCCGTGAATTGTCCGTTAGCCGTCGGCCTGGAAGGCGATTACTTCGACGGCACCGACCTGGCCGCACCTGCCGCTTTCAGCCAGGTCGACACCACCGTCGATTTCGACTGGCGCAACGATTCACCCAACCGCAATGCACTCGGCCGCGATCAATACTCCATCCGCTGGAGCGGTTACCTGCGCGCACCCAAGGATGCGCCGTTTGAAATAGCGGTGCGCAGCGACGACGGCGTGCGGCTCTTTGTGGACGAATTCCGCGTCATCAACGAATGGCACAATCATGGCGCCACCACCTATCAGGCGACGCTCAATCTGGAAGCGGACCGCTACTATTCGATCGAACTGGAATATTACGAAGACGGTGGCGACGCCAGCGTGGCCTTGTTGTGGGACATCACCGACGACGGCAACCGCAATTTCACCGTCATTCCGTCCAGCTATCTGGTGCATTGCGACGGCCTGCTGCCGACGCCGCAGTTGGAATGGCGCATGGACGAACCGAACTGGAACGGCAGCAACGGTGAAGTAGCCGACAGCAGCGGCAACAACCGCCCCGGCACCGGCGGTGGCAACGTCAGCACGGCGACAGGCCGGCTGTGTCGCGCCGGTGAATTCGACGGTGTGGACGATTTTATTCGCGCCCCGGCGCTGTACAACGCCCTGCACGGCACTGCCAGTCTGAGTTTCTGGATTCGCACCACGGCCTCTGGCAACAACACGCCGTATCTGGCACCGGGCATCAGCGGCATCGAGCAAGCCGGCGGCACCGACGACATCTTCTGGGGCTGGCTCGATGCCAGCGGCCACATCGGACTGGCCGTTGGCGACCGCAACGACGGCAAATCCAGCCGGATAATCAACGACGGCACCTTCCACCACGTGGTGTTAATCCGCGACGCCAGCACCGGCGACTACCGCATTTACATCGACGGCGAACTCGACCAAGCCGGGCGTCAGGCCAGCGGCCAGATTGGCACCTATTTCGAAAGCCTGGGCCGGGTGGAAAACACCAACGGCGGGCCGAAATATTTCCAGGGTCAGTTGGACGAAGTGGCGATCTTCGAACAACAACTGAGCAGCGGCGATGTGAAACTGCTCTACGATCTGCAACGCCAGGGCAAAAATCTGGACGGCACAGAACGCGACCTGAGCCAATGCGGCGGCGGCAGCCAACTGTGCATTAACGACGCCTTTTCCGGCGCGCTCGATGGCGACCGCTGGCAAGTCGGCGGCACCGGCTATACACCACATAACCAAGGCGGCCGACTGCGTTTGACCGACGACAACAGCAACCGCGCCACCGCCGCGACGTTGCTGCAACGCTTCCCCAGCGCGGGCAATCGCCTCCAGGTCGAATTCGATTATTACGCCTACAAAAACAACGGCGATGACGATGCCGCCGATGGCATCGCCCTGGTGTTATCCGACGCCAACATTGCCCCGGTAGCCGGCGGCTACGGCGGCTCGCTCGGGTACGCGCAAAACAGCAGCTCGGGCGAAGACGGCTTCGCTGGCGGCTGGCTCGGTATCGGTCTGGACGAATTCGGCAACTTCGCCAGCGCCTCCGAAGGCCGCCAGGGCGGCCCCGGGCAACGGCCGAATTCGGTGTCGCTGCGCGGTTCCGACAACGGCGGCTACCGCTACCTTGATGGCACCGCCGCCAACCTGTCGCCAAGCGTCATCACCGGCCGCCATACGCCGCAACGCTACCGGGTAACGCTCGACAACCGCAGCGCCAGTCAGGCGCTGGTCACGGTCGAACGCGACGCCGACCGCGACGGTATTTTTGATCGCCTGGTCGGCCCGATTGACGTTCTCAACCACCCCGGCCAAAGCGCCGTGCCGTCGCAATTATTACTGACGCTGACCGGCTCCACCGGCGGTTCCAGCGCCAACCACGAAATCGACAATCTGGAAGTGTGCTCCGCCGACGCCACACCCTACGAACCGCCAATTCACCATTTCGAACTGGAGCGAAGCCGCAGCACCGGCCTGACCTGTGAGCCACTGGCGGTCGCAGTTCGGGCGTGCATCGATGCCGCTTGCAGCGCCCAGTACAGCGGCGATTTCAACGTGACGCTGAATGCCAGCGGCCCGCAGTCGCAGCAAGTGTCGGGCAACGGCATCCACAGTGGCGACAGCCTGGATCTGCGACTGACCGTACAAGGCCTTTACAGCCTGGCGGTGGCATCGAGCAATCCGACCGTCACGAGCCCCAGCGAATTGAGTTGCTTCACTAACGGCATCAAACAAGCCAACTGCAACGTCACCCTGGCCGACGCCGGGCTGCGTTTTATTGACCCGGATGACAGCAGCCAATCGCTGGCGGTGCTCGATCTGGTCGCCGGCAGCCAGGGCCATTTCCGCGCTCAGGCGGTGGCAACCAACCAGACCACCGGCGTTTGCGAAGGCGTTTTTGCCCAAGGTGAACGCTTAACGTTCCGCGCTGGCAGCCAATGCAGCGACCCGAGCACCTGCCTGGAAGGTGAGCGGGTATCGCTGTTCCAGAACGGCACCGAAACGCCGCTGCCCAACCCGCAAAACACCGACAGCGGCGCCACCAAAACCGCCGTCGAATTGCAGTTTGGCGCCAATTCCACCGCCGAATTCGACGTGCTAGCGCCAGACGTCGGCTTGCAGCCGCTGTTGCTGAGTTTCGATTTAACCGACCCGGACAGCGACCCCAGCACCGTCACCGTCATCAACGAACAGATCAATCTACGAGTGCGGCCGGCGGCGTTGCGGTTTGTGGAATTCGTCGGTTCCAAACGCACCATCAACAGCGCTGAAACCGAAGCGGCCGCCATCGCCGCTGGCGCCTTCGAAGCGGCCGGAGCCAGTTTCGGCCTGACGCTGGAAGCGCTCGACGCCAATGGCATTCCGACCGCCAACTTTGCGCGCACAAACGCTCGGCCAACCGTGGCATGGTCGGCCAACTTGCTGGCACCCGATGGCGGCGTGAACGGAGAAATAACCGCATCGACAGCCGGCAGCCAATGGCAGCCAGGCAGCGCGACCAGCCAGATTGTGGCCGACAACGGCGCTGGGCCCAGTTACAGCGAAGTCGGGGTGATCAACCTCAGTGGTCAGATTGCCAGCTATTTGCCGATTGCCACTGTCGCCGACGTAAGCGTCGACAGTGAAACGCGCGTGCTGGGCCGTTTTGTGCCGCACCATCTGGCGCTCAGTCAGCAGGGCGTGGCGCAATGGGGTTCCACGACCTACCGCTACCAAAGCCAGCCAGCGCCATTTAGCGGCTTGAGTCTGCAGGTGGACGCAACCAGCGCGAGCGGCCAGAACCTGGCTAACTATGACGGGGATTTCTTTAAGCTCGATTTGAATCAGGCCGGGTTGTTGAGCCGGTTGCCCAATCAGTCACTAACCGGCGCTGCATTAAGTTACAACGCCAGCAATCTCGACTGGCAACGCCAGGACAGCACCGATTACAACGCCGCGACACCGGCTCAACTGGCACTGTCGGCCGTCAATTTGACCTGGCCACGCAAGAGTTCACCCGACGAGAACGATCGGCCGCTGTCGGTTGAAGCGCTGCGTCTACCGGCGGCGGCTTTGACCGACAGCGATGGCGTCTGCTTTTTCTTCGATGGCGACGACGTTTGCGACGCCTTGGATGTGAATGTGTCGGCGGTGTCGTTACGCTACGGCCGTCTGAACGCCGACGTTCGCGCCAGCGGCACCCGTAGCCAGGTGACGCTGAATGTCTGGACGGAAACATTGACCGGAACCGATCCGTTCCGGTTCGACGCCTTCGATGCCGACGGCGAAACCTCGAATACTGACCTGACGGGTTTGGTCGCCGAAGGCCAATGCCGCATCGACGGCACCGATACACCGGCATCGCTTTGCGCCAACATCGCCGCCAGCGCCAACGGGCAACTGACCGGGCTTAACGCCGGGCGCGGTTATTTCACCATCAATGGATTTGATCAAACCGGCGTGGTCGGCGTTCGCGCTCAGGTGCCGCCGTGGCTGAGTTGGGATTGGGACAGCACCGATGCCGACGCCACTCAGACCGGGCCGGAATCACAGCTGTTCTTCGGGCAGTTTACCGGGCGCCCGCCACTGCTGTTTCAGGCGCCCGGTTTCCGTTAA
- the panD gene encoding aspartate 1-decarboxylase: MQLTLLKAKLHQARVTHAVPDYEGSCAIGGDLLDMAGIREYEQIQIYNVTNGERFTTYAIRGEGGSGIISVNGAAAHKASVGDVVIICAYAQFDEAELDAFKPRMLYMNADNSVSHTSNAIPVQFA; encoded by the coding sequence ATGCAACTCACCCTGCTTAAAGCCAAACTGCATCAGGCACGCGTCACCCACGCCGTGCCTGATTACGAAGGTTCCTGCGCCATCGGCGGCGATCTGCTCGACATGGCCGGCATCCGCGAATACGAACAGATTCAGATCTACAACGTCACCAACGGCGAACGTTTCACCACCTACGCCATTCGCGGTGAAGGCGGCTCCGGCATCATTTCAGTGAACGGTGCGGCGGCGCACAAAGCCTCGGTCGGCGACGTCGTCATCATCTGCGCCTACGCCCAGTTCGACGAAGCCGAACTCGACGCCTTCAAACCGCGCATGCTGTACATGAACGCCGACAACAGCGTCAGCCACACCAGCAACGCCATCCCGGTTCAGTTCGCTTAA
- a CDS encoding type II secretion system protein, which translates to MRAHNGGFTLIELVIVIVLTGILAVVVGPLIGRGYSAVSQSSDRAFWVQQAEFAFFHLRQDLATSVPNSLRTPINGSDDQAVEFLGFSQTQSAAALRYRQHPFSGYDFLQISGDSAFDVFDTVSLTSPVYVSIGGINAEQILGDWRSSTQPGSSAQIASTTARTSCDCGDCSLCPVTTLTLAASHQFRNGSPYFRAYLTDGPVAYQCADGHLLRHSGYSNLNNTDLNNRLAGESPVTARVIDSVQSCAFDWHPGTIGQPPSLTVRLSVGNAREQVQLTDTIVLGGAP; encoded by the coding sequence ATGCGCGCACATAACGGCGGTTTCACGCTGATCGAACTGGTCATTGTCATCGTTTTGACCGGCATTCTGGCGGTGGTCGTCGGGCCTTTGATCGGCCGCGGTTACAGCGCCGTCAGTCAATCGAGCGACCGGGCGTTTTGGGTGCAACAGGCGGAATTCGCCTTCTTTCATCTGCGTCAGGATTTGGCGACCTCGGTGCCCAATTCGCTGCGCACGCCGATCAACGGCAGCGACGATCAAGCGGTCGAATTTCTCGGCTTCAGCCAGACGCAAAGCGCCGCCGCCCTGCGTTACCGGCAGCATCCGTTCAGCGGTTATGACTTCCTGCAAATCAGCGGCGACAGCGCTTTCGATGTGTTCGATACGGTATCGCTGACGTCGCCGGTGTACGTCAGCATCGGTGGTATCAACGCGGAACAGATTTTGGGCGATTGGCGCAGCAGCACCCAGCCCGGTTCGTCGGCGCAAATCGCCAGCACCACGGCACGCACCAGTTGCGATTGCGGCGACTGCTCACTGTGCCCGGTCACGACGTTAACGCTGGCCGCATCCCATCAGTTTCGTAACGGGTCGCCCTATTTCCGCGCCTACCTGACCGACGGCCCGGTCGCCTACCAATGCGCCGACGGCCATCTGCTGCGTCACAGCGGTTACAGCAATCTGAACAACACCGACCTTAATAACCGCCTGGCTGGTGAATCGCCCGTCACGGCCCGGGTTATCGATTCGGTGCAAAGCTGCGCCTTCGACTGGCACCCCGGCACCATCGGCCAGCCGCCGAGTCTGACGGTGCGGTTGAGCGTCGGTAACGCGCGCGAACAGGTGCAGTTGACCGACACCATCGTTTTGGGAGGCGCGCCATGA